In Leptospira levettii, the genomic window TCCTTCTTTCCAAGGGATATATCCGCATCACACAGGCAGAGATATGGTGTTTGAAAATAATCGTTTTGAGTTCAATGTGCATCGCTTCCAAAATGGCAGCAGGTGAAGATTCTACTAATGAATGTTTTTTAAACGAAACGGCAGCAATACCTGAAACCAAAGCAGAGGAAATCCCATGCCCAGAGATGTCTCCAAAAAATATATCAATACAATCCGGTTTTGGTTTTTCGTATAAAATTAAATCTCCCCCAATTTCATCATAAGGTAAAAACCTAGATTCTATTCTTATATTGGGAATCGTACCAAAATCTTTTGCGACCCAAGCTTCTTGGGTAAGTTTTGCAAGGGCTAAGTCTTCTTTTACATCAGAATAAAATCTTTGCAGAATTTTTTCCTTTTTCATCAGTTTGATTTCGTTTTTGGCACGAACCAAACCTTGTGAAACAAATCCTGCAACCAAACCTAACATTTGCTTGGTCTCACTTGTCCAATCACCTAAAGATTGGTATGTGGTCACACCAAGGATTCCAATTAAATTCCCTTCATCCCGTAATCCAATGACCAAAATAGAACGAACTTCTGCTGATTTAAATAATTGTAAATGCCAAGGTTCATCACTCAGTGCTCGTGTATCGGGAATATAAATCACACCATCACCAGCAAGAACCCCTAACCTTTCCGGGTTCATTTTGGCTATGGGAAGTTTTGTTCCCACTTCAAAGAGAGATGGCACACCACCAGTTAACCATTCATGGCTAACTGATAAAAATTGTTTATCAGAAGAGATCTCTGCCACAAAAACCCTATCTGCTTTTGAATACTTTCCCAATTCCTCTAAGGCAAACTGAATGGCATCGGAAACAAATTCAGCTTTGGTGTGAACAAACATTTTTGAAACTTCAGTCACAATTTGGGAAAACTGCAAAAGACCCGAAAGTTTCGACTCAGACTCCCGAATATTGGAAATTTCAATTTGTTGGCCCCAAATCCGAACCAGATGCCCATCGACAATTTGCCCATGGGAATTGATGAGATAAACACGAGGCAAAATGGATGTATTTTCTGTGTATTCGTAATCCTCTAATTGGTAAGAATTCTCAATGAACTTACGGAGGAGATGGATACTAGTTAA contains:
- a CDS encoding GAF domain-containing SpoIIE family protein phosphatase, encoding MSSRKPDFGRFQHLESFIHLSKDAIWCYELDIPMPISLPLEEQMEYIWNHSVVRECNLAMVKLNGFRSLEEVNGKYLKEIVSLTSIHLLRKFIENSYQLEDYEYTENTSILPRVYLINSHGQIVDGHLVRIWGQQIEISNIRESESKLSGLLQFSQIVTEVSKMFVHTKAEFVSDAIQFALEELGKYSKADRVFVAEISSDKQFLSVSHEWLTGGVPSLFEVGTKLPIAKMNPERLGVLAGDGVIYIPDTRALSDEPWHLQLFKSAEVRSILVIGLRDEGNLIGILGVTTYQSLGDWTSETKQMLGLVAGFVSQGLVRAKNEIKLMKKEKILQRFYSDVKEDLALAKLTQEAWVAKDFGTIPNIRIESRFLPYDEIGGDLILYEKPKPDCIDIFFGDISGHGISSALVSGIAAVSFKKHSLVESSPAAILEAMHIELKTIIFKHHISACVMRIYPLERRIEFSFAGHPPGVFWNQKDRVMKFVKDEMYPILLLDDWKGKNISKTFEKGDRLLLYSDGIYELEEETGGYIGLDVFLQELSEMISVSEDTDSLIKKMIANCLVEKERIIHDDIAVLFLEF